From a region of the Streptomyces sp. B21-083 genome:
- a CDS encoding cytochrome ubiquinol oxidase subunit I — protein MLSTAALLANTTPTQLLPARELMAFTLAMHILLVPFGVALPFITLLMHHRALRRGDAVALKLARRWSAVMAVQFAIGVVTGTVLSFEFGLLWPGMMGRWGDVFGLGFSVEAWAFFLEAVLIAIYLYGWRRLKPWTHFWLAVPLPLTALLGAFGIVAANSWMNTPQGFRLDAQGKPVDVDVRQAIFTPMFGPEYWHFVVAMLLTAGYVVAGVYAVGWLRGRRDRYHRLGFTVPFTVAAILTPVQFVLGDSAARAVFHKQPIKFAATEIVWKTDTHVPEYMFGRLHPDGTISGGLKIPQLDSILAGFRPDTKVTGLSSVAASNRPTATQATIAHWAFDIMVTIGSVLILLALWYAWSWWRHRDNPGSRWFYRCAALAGVACLVTVECGWITTEVGRQPWIVYNHMRVSEAVTSTRAGSLWAMLGIVMVVYVAVFGAFLAVVLKMRTRWRIADEGSAAARAQLPPETDTPYGPRSEPEPAAAGAPPAGGSDHTPGGAS, from the coding sequence ATGCTCAGCACCGCTGCCCTTCTGGCGAACACCACCCCGACCCAGCTCCTGCCGGCCCGAGAGCTGATGGCCTTCACGCTGGCCATGCACATTCTGCTGGTCCCGTTCGGTGTGGCACTGCCGTTCATCACGTTGCTCATGCACCACCGGGCGCTGCGCCGGGGTGATGCCGTCGCCCTCAAACTCGCCCGGCGCTGGTCGGCGGTGATGGCCGTCCAGTTCGCCATCGGCGTCGTCACCGGCACCGTGCTGTCCTTCGAGTTCGGCCTGCTGTGGCCCGGCATGATGGGCCGCTGGGGGGACGTCTTCGGCCTCGGCTTCAGCGTCGAGGCATGGGCGTTCTTCCTGGAGGCCGTCCTGATCGCCATCTATCTGTACGGCTGGCGCCGGCTCAAGCCCTGGACACACTTCTGGCTCGCCGTACCGCTGCCGCTGACCGCCCTGTTGGGGGCGTTCGGCATCGTCGCGGCCAACTCCTGGATGAACACTCCGCAGGGGTTCCGCCTGGACGCCCAGGGCAAGCCCGTCGACGTCGATGTGCGGCAGGCGATCTTCACTCCGATGTTCGGTCCGGAGTACTGGCACTTCGTGGTCGCGATGCTCCTGACCGCCGGCTATGTGGTCGCCGGTGTGTACGCGGTCGGGTGGCTGCGCGGGCGCCGTGACCGCTACCACCGGCTCGGCTTCACCGTGCCGTTCACGGTTGCCGCGATCCTCACTCCGGTCCAGTTCGTGCTCGGCGACTCCGCCGCTCGTGCCGTCTTCCACAAGCAGCCGATCAAGTTCGCCGCCACGGAGATCGTCTGGAAGACCGACACCCACGTGCCGGAGTACATGTTCGGGCGCCTGCATCCCGACGGGACGATCTCCGGCGGTCTCAAGATCCCCCAGCTGGACTCGATCCTCGCCGGATTCCGCCCGGACACCAAGGTGACGGGCCTGTCGTCGGTCGCGGCGAGCAACCGCCCGACGGCGACTCAGGCGACCATCGCGCACTGGGCGTTCGACATCATGGTGACCATCGGCAGTGTGCTGATCCTGCTCGCGCTCTGGTACGCCTGGTCCTGGTGGCGGCACCGGGACAACCCCGGCAGCCGCTGGTTCTACCGCTGCGCCGCGCTCGCGGGAGTCGCGTGCCTGGTCACCGTCGAGTGTGGGTGGATCACCACGGAGGTCGGCCGTCAGCCCTGGATCGTCTACAACCACATGAGGGTCTCGGAGGCGGTGACCAGTACGCGTGCCGGATCGCTGTGGGCGATGCTCGGCATCGTCATGGTCGTGTACGTGGCCGTTTTCGGCGCGTTCCTCGCGGTCGTCCTGAAGATGCGCACCCGCTGGCGCATCGCTGACGAGGGCTCAGCCGCCGCGCGCGCCCAACTGCCGCCGGA
- a CDS encoding NAD(P)/FAD-dependent oxidoreductase, protein MQDHVTPRRVVILGGGFAGLFAARALRKSPVAVTVVDRRAHHLFQPLLYQCASGILSEGQIAQPLRGVLRRHHNVSCVLAEATDVDAGARLVHARRPEGGAVVLPYDDLIVAVGMRQSYFGHDEFAAHAPGMKTLDDALDIRRRIYRAFEMAETAADDRERQQWLTFALVGAGPTGVELAGQIREIAGHTLDREFRKVDSAKARVLLFEGSDAVLGAFGPRLAHRAARTLQGLGVELHLGTKVIDIDAHGLTVQDHEGGTTRFDARTVLWTAGVEAPPIAAALARATGAEQDRAGRILVEPDLTVPGHPEIRVTGDVMSLNKLPGLAEVAMQSGAYAGRTVRHAVEGRTRPPKPFKYVDLGSAAYIARGRAVVKAGPLHLSGFTGWLAWLFIHLAFLTGFRSRLGAVLSWSVVFATGSRRERAFTMPDAEVSAARAARPKLPPSP, encoded by the coding sequence ATGCAGGATCACGTCACGCCCCGCCGGGTGGTGATCCTCGGCGGAGGGTTCGCGGGGTTGTTCGCCGCCCGTGCCCTACGGAAGTCACCGGTCGCGGTGACCGTGGTCGACCGCCGCGCCCACCATCTCTTCCAACCGCTGCTGTACCAGTGTGCCTCCGGGATCCTGTCCGAGGGACAGATCGCACAGCCGCTCCGGGGGGTTCTGCGGCGCCACCACAACGTGAGCTGCGTGCTCGCCGAAGCCACCGACGTGGATGCCGGCGCCCGGCTGGTGCACGCCCGGCGACCCGAGGGCGGAGCCGTCGTACTGCCGTACGACGACCTGATCGTCGCGGTGGGTATGCGTCAGTCCTACTTCGGGCACGACGAGTTCGCCGCGCACGCCCCCGGGATGAAAACCCTGGACGACGCGCTCGACATCCGCCGACGGATCTACCGGGCGTTCGAGATGGCCGAGACGGCCGCGGACGACCGGGAACGGCAGCAATGGCTCACCTTCGCGCTCGTCGGCGCCGGGCCGACCGGTGTCGAACTCGCGGGACAGATCCGGGAGATCGCCGGCCACACGCTCGACCGGGAGTTCAGAAAAGTCGATTCGGCCAAGGCCCGGGTGCTGCTTTTCGAGGGGTCCGACGCGGTCCTGGGCGCCTTCGGCCCTCGACTGGCCCACCGCGCGGCCCGAACCCTGCAAGGGCTCGGTGTGGAGCTCCACCTGGGCACCAAGGTCATCGATATCGACGCGCACGGCCTGACGGTACAAGACCATGAAGGCGGGACGACCCGCTTCGACGCACGCACCGTGCTGTGGACGGCGGGCGTCGAGGCACCGCCGATCGCGGCCGCGCTGGCCCGGGCGACCGGCGCCGAACAGGACCGGGCCGGACGCATCCTCGTCGAACCCGACCTCACCGTCCCCGGCCATCCGGAGATCCGTGTCACAGGTGACGTGATGAGCCTGAACAAACTGCCCGGCCTGGCCGAGGTCGCCATGCAGTCGGGTGCGTACGCCGGCCGGACCGTACGCCACGCCGTCGAGGGCAGGACGAGACCGCCGAAGCCCTTCAAGTACGTGGATCTCGGCAGTGCCGCCTACATCGCCCGCGGCCGGGCCGTGGTCAAGGCCGGACCGCTGCATCTGTCGGGCTTCACCGGCTGGCTGGCCTGGCTCTTCATCCACCTGGCCTTCCTCACCGGCTTCCGCAGCAGGCTCGGAGCGGTGCTCAGCTGGTCCGTCGTCTTCGCCACCGGCTCGCGCCGCGAACGCGCCTTCACCATGCCCGACGCCGAAGTGTCGGCGGCCCGGGCAGCCCGGCCGAAGCTGCCTCCGTCTCCTTGA